From the Daucus carota subsp. sativus chromosome 8, DH1 v3.0, whole genome shotgun sequence genome, one window contains:
- the LOC108199982 gene encoding uncharacterized protein LOC108199982, which yields MEFTAATLGIMWLLFFPILGCKAHEGAGGGGPSNFAPSWMTGFQRGPETGGTLYGVPSPSPPSHIGPQPSDPQPSTTPHPSDPQPCTTPHPTDPQPSTTPHPSDPQPSTTPHPSDPTGPHPSGPDASQPSTTPAASQPPAKIVKALHKDEM from the exons ATGGAGTTTACGGCTGCGACATTAGGCATCATGTGGTTATTATTTTTCCCAATCTTGGGGTGTAAAGCTCATGAAGGTGCTGGCGGTGGTGGTCCGTCTAATTTTGCACCAAGTTGG ATGACTGGTTTTCAAAGAGGACCGGAAACTGGTGGCACGTTATATGGTGTTCCAAGTCCCTCGCCGCCTTCCCATATAGGTCCACAGCCTTCAGATCCACAGCCTTCGACGACGCCTCACCCTTCAGATCCACAGCCTTGTACGACGCCTCACCCTACAGATCCACAGCCTTCAACGACGCCTCACCCTTCAGATCCACAGCCTTCGACGACGCCTCACCCTTCAGATCCAACAGGGCCTCACCCTTCAGGTCCTGATGCATCACAGCCTTCAACTACTCCAGCAGCATCACAGCCTCCAGCTAAGATAGTAAAGGCCTTGCATAAGGATGAAATGTAA
- the LOC108199981 gene encoding pectinesterase → MATDIQPLLQSPTSKPSYYKAFFVLLSLFAVISPVAFVTYRLFDTSSDSLSPGICDQAHDQTLCLNMVSQVVSSGSVQINDVVLLQMLLQKSEAHVREAVEAASSVKNKINEARENVALADCLQLLDMSIDSVVDSVQALGKQTRQDHADAHTWLSGALTNYVTCLDGLNGTSRTIMEPKLNDLISRARIYLAMVVAISPRKDHALEFLQGNFPSWITSRDRRLLRSRPNEINANVVVAKDGSGNYKTVTEAVAAAPEKSKSRYVIYVKKGIYKENFEIGKSKQNIMLTGDGMDATIITGSLNVIDGATTFSSATVAAVGFGFMAQDIGLQNTAGPEKHQAVALRVGADQSVINRCRIDAYQDTLYTHNQRQFYRDCYITGTVDFIFGNAAVVFQNSKIVARKPMANQKNMLTAQGRTDINQNTGTSIQNCDVYASTDLYPVRGSIKTYLGRPWKEFSTTVFMQSKIGDHIDPAGWAEWDKDFALKTLYYGEYLNQGPGAGTAGRVKWPGYHVITSSTEASKFTVAQLIQGGSWLKSTGVTYTEGL, encoded by the exons ATGGCAACTGATATTCAGCCTCTCCTTCAATCTCCAACCTCAAAACCTTCTTATTACAAAGCTTTTTTTGTCCTGCTTTCTTTGTTTGCAGTGATAAGCCCGGTTGCTTTCGTGACTTACCGTTTGTTTGACACGAGCTCGGATTCTTTGAGCCCTGGTATCTGTGATCAGGCCCATGATCAGACATTATGTCTGAACATGGTGTCCCAAGTTGTTTCCAGTGGCTCAGTGCAGATCAATGATGTTGTTCTGTTGCAGATGCTCTTACAGAAGTCCGAGGCTCATGTGCGCGAGGCTGTGGAGGCCGCGAGTAGTGTCAAGAATAAGATCAATGAGGCACGAGAAAATGTGGCCTTAGCAGACTGTCTGCAGCTGCTGGACATGTCCATTGACAGCGTTGTGGATTCTGTCCAGGCTCTTGGGAAGCAGACGCGACAAGATCATGCGGATGCTCATACATGGCTTAGTGGCGCGCTTACTAACTATGTCACGTGTTTGGATGGGCTGAATGGAACGTCTAGAACCATCATGGAGCCTAAGCTCAATGACTTGATATCAAGAGCCAGAATATACTTAGCAATGGTAGTTGCAATCTCACCACGAAAAGATCATGCACTTGAATTCTTGCAGGGGAATTTCCCATCCTGGATCACTAGTAGGGATCGGAGGTTGTTAAGGTCCAGGCCTAATGAGATCAATGCTAATGTGGTGGTCGCCAAAGATGGTAGTGGCAATTACAAGACTGTCACAGAAGCTGTTGCAGCCGCTCCAGAGAAAAGCAAATCGCGCTATGTGATTTATGTGAAAAAAGGGATCTACAAAGAAAATTTCGAGATTGGAAAGTCCAAGCAAAATATAATGTTGACAGGAGATGGCATGGATGCAACTATTATCACTGGTAGCTTAAATGTGATAGACGGAGCAACAACCTTTAGTTCTGCAACCGTTG CTGCTGTTGGATTTGGATTCATGGCACAAGATATCGGGCTCCAGAACACGGCTGGGCCTGAAAAGCACCAAGCTGTCGCCCTGCGAGTCGGAGCAGATCAATCTGTAATCAACCGTTGTCGAATTGATGCATACCAAGACACCCTCTACACTCACAACCAACGCCAGTTCTACAGAGACTGCTATATAACTGGCACAGTGGATTTCATCTTTGGTAATGCTGCCGTTGTCTTTCAGAATTCAAAAATCGTGGCTCGTAAGCCCATGGCTAATCAAAAGAACATGCTAACTGCCCAAGGGCGGACTGACATAAACCAGAACACAGGAACATCAATCCAGAACTGCGACGTTTATGCAAGCACGGACCTGTACCCTGTGAGAGGATCCATAAAAACATACTTGGGCCGGCCATGGAAAGAGTTCTCCACAACTGTTTTCATGCAGTCAAAAATTGGTGATCACATTGATCCTGCAGGTTGGGCTGAATGGGATAAAGATTTTGCATTAAAAACATTGTACTATGGTGAGTACCTGAACCAAGGACCTGGTGCTGGAACCGCAGGTCGTGTGAAATGGCCTGGATACCATGTCATCACCAGTTCAACCGAAGCATCTAAATTTACCGTGGCGCAGTTGATCCAAGGAGGATCTTGGTTGAAGTCCACTGGAGTAACCTACACTGAAGGCCTCTAA
- the LOC108199579 gene encoding probable dolichyl-diphosphooligosaccharide--protein glycosyltransferase subunit 3B isoform X2: MLFRYFITFTVVYNLPCNTLSLINLHNQQLNSLRLLYLMATMATTLTSSLSSTNSSTDPLSELQSLRSASDSAAIHLTDSLFRRILSHHPRSFSLLIFFDATQLHNKPELQLQSLKSEFKLVAKSFFENNQGNPDELSKVFFGVIEFGESQATFAKFGVNSLPHIRLVGPTDKDMKSEPVKMDAGDFSRLAESMAEFVESRANVVVGNIVRPPLVSKKQMGFIVLGVLIMLPFLIKRVIAGDTLLHDWKIWMSGAVFVYFFSVSGAMFNIIRKMPMVIPDRNDPNKLVFFYQGSGMQLGAEGFAVGFLYTIVGLFLALMTHVLVRVRNVNAQRLVMIVALFVSFLAVNRVVLLDNWKTGYGIHGYWPSSWN; this comes from the exons ATGCTTTTTAGATATTTCATTACCTTCACTGTAGTATATAACTTACCCTGCAACACACTATCCCTTATCAATCTTCACAACCAGCAACTCAACTCATTAAGACTACTATATCTAATGGCAACCATGGCTACAACCTTGACCTCTTCTCTTTCTTCTACCA ATTCTTCCACTGATCCTCTCTCTGAGCTCCAATCCCTCCGATCCGCCTCTGATTCCGCTGCTATTCACCTCACTGACTCTCTCTTCCGCCGCATTCTCTCCCACCACCCTCGCTCCTTCTCTCTCTTGATCTTTTTCGACGCGACCCAACTCCACAACAAGCCTGAACTCCAGCTCCAATCCCTCAAATCCGAGTTCAAGCTCGTTGCCAAATCGTTTTTCGAGAACAATCAGGGCAACCCAGATGAGTTGTCCAAGGTTTTCTTCGGGGTGATTGAGTTTGGTGAGTCTCAGGCCACTTTTGCGAAGTTTGGTGTTAACTCTTTGCCTCATATTAGGCTTGTGGGGCCCACTGATAAGGATATGAAGAGTGAGCCTGTTAAGATGGATGCTGGGGATTTCTCGAGGTTAGCGGAGTCGATGGCGGAGTTTGTGGAGTCGAGAGCTAATGTGGTGGTGGGGAATATTGTTAGGCCTCCGCTTGTTTCGAAGAAGCAAATGGGGTTTATTGTTTTGGGGGTTTTGATAATGTTGCCCTTTTTGATTAAGAGAGTGATTGCTGGGGATACCCTTTTGCATGATTGGAAGATTTGGATGTCCGGGGCTGTGTTTGTGTACTTTTTTAGTGTTTCCGGTGCTATGTTTAATATTATTAGGAAAATGCCAATGGTTATTCCTGATAGGAATGATCCCAATAAGCTTGTTTTCTTTTATCAGGGATCGGGAATGCAATTGGGAGCAGAAGGGTTTGCGGTTGGGTTTTTGTATACTATTGTCGGGTTGTTTTTGGCTTTGATGACTCATGTGTTGGTGAGGGTTAGGAATGTGAATGCGCAGAGGTTGGTGATGATTGTGGCGCTGTTCGTGTCATTTTTGGCTGTCAATAGGGTTGTGCTTTTGGATAATTGGAAGACGGGGTATGGGATTCACGGATACTGGCCCTCGAGCTGGAACTGA
- the LOC108199579 gene encoding thiamine thiazole synthase 2, chloroplastic isoform X1, which translates to MATMATTLTSSLSSTTKQSFLDNKSSFHGSQIISKSFQPIKSTPQNLSITNSLSTPYDLDNFKFSPIKESIVSREMTRRYMTDMITYADTDVVVVGAGSAGLSCAYELSKNPDINIAIIEQSVSPGGGAWLGGQLFSAMIVRKPAHKFLDELEIEYDEQDNYVVIKHAALFTSTIMSKLLARPNVKLFNAVAAEDLIVRGDRVAGVVTNWALVSMNHDTQSCMDPNVMEAKVVVSSCGHDGPFGATGVKRLRSIGMIESVPGMKALDMNAAEDAIVRLTREIVPGMIVTGMEVAEIDGSPRMGPTFGAMMMSGQKAAHLALRALGLPNALTEAQPEFVIADAAEDIVDA; encoded by the exons ATGGCAACCATGGCTACAACCTTGACCTCTTCTCTTTCTTCTACCACAAAACAATCTTTCCTCGACAACAAGTCCTCCTTCCATGGCTCCCAAATCATCTCAAAATCATTCCAACCTATCAAATCCACCCCACAAAACCTCTCAATCACCAACTCACTATCCACCCCCTATGACCTAGACAACTTCAAATTCAGCCCTATCAAGGAATCCATTGTTTCTAGAGAAATGACACGAAGATACATGACTGACATGATTACATATGCTGACACAGATGTCGTCGTTGTTGGAGCAGGCTCTGCAGGACTTTCGTGTGCCTACGAGCTCAGCAAGAACCCTGACATCAACATTGCCATCATTGAGCAGTCTGTCAGTCCAGGCGGAGGTGCATGGCTCGGAGGCCAGTTGTTTTCTGCTATGATTGTGCGTAAACCAGCCCACAAGTTCCTAGACGAGCTTGAAATTGAGTACGATGAGCAAGATAACTACGTTGTCATCAAGCATGCAGCACTTTTCACTTCCACTATCATGAGCAAGCTTTTGGCTAGGCCAAATGTCAAGCTCTTCAATGCTGTGGCTGCAGAGGATCTGATTGTCAGAGGAGACAGAGTAGCTGGAGTTGTCACAAACTGGGCTTTGGTGTCCATGAATCATGACACACAGTCATGTATGGACCCCAATGTCATGGAGGCTAAGGTGGTTGTTAGCTCTTGTGGCCATGATGGTCCCTTTGGAGCTACTGGTGTCAAGAGATTGAGGAGCATCGGCATGATTGAGAGCGTTCCCGGGATGAAGGCCCTCGACATGAATGCAgctgaggatgccattgttagGCTTACCAGAGAAATTGTACCTGGAATGATTGTTACTGGCATGGAAGTTGCTGAAATAGATGGATCACCAAGAATG GGACCAACTTTTGGGGCTATGATGATGTCCGGACAGAAAGCAGCTCACTTGGCATTGAGGGCATTGGGACTGCCAAATGCATTGACAGAGGCACAACCAGAGTTTGTGATTGCTGATGCAGCTGAAGACATTGTTGATGCTTAA
- the LOC108198196 gene encoding uncharacterized protein At4g04775, giving the protein MATNQSPIGKTGSSSSIDSVRKEEHKSCFCGRRARVFTSWTLKNPGRRFYTCATPKENNGCHYFEWFAEEFCPRSLDVITHLNHRRIYLEEKLKVVEEDLAESMEKKKLLKVERNLLIEARMKLEAEKNRMKKQMKLCVVVVLIVVLIVSK; this is encoded by the exons ATGGCAACAAATCAAAGCCCCATAGGTAAAACTGGTAGCTCTTCATCGATCGACTCAGTGAGGAAGGAAGAGCATAAGAGTTGCTTTTGTGGAAGAAGAGCTCGAGTTTTTACTTCTTGGACATTGAAAAATCCGGGAAGACGGTTCTACACTTGTGCCACTCCAAAG GAGAACAATGGATGCCACTATTTCGAGTGGTTTGCAGAAGAGTTTTGCCCCAGATCTTTGGATGTCATTACTCACTTGAATCATAGGAGAATTTATCTTGAAGAGAAGCTTAAAGTTGTTGAAGAAGATCTTGCTGAAAGCATGGAGAAGAAGAAGCTTCTAAAGGTTGAGAGGAATTTGTTGATCGAAGCAAGGATGAAATTGGAAGCTGAGAAAAATAGGATGAAAAAGCAGATGAAATTGTGTGTGGTTGTTGTATTGATTGTAGTGTTGATTGTTTCTAAGTAG
- the LOC108198961 gene encoding tetrahydroberberine oxidase, with amino-acid sequence MKRAISSSLLLVTYLLLLINLWTLASSADNADQEFLKCLSSPFYEGIKLSEILYTPNNSSYTSVLQSSIQNLRLAGLTGQMPSFIVTPIIYSQVQIVVLCAKNHQLQVRVRGGGHDFEGLSYVSDQPFVLIDLINLRNITVDAGNGTAWVQSGANLGELNYRIAEKSSEFAFPGGVWPTVGIGGFLGGGGYGSLTRKYGLGADSVIDYRFLNYESNVFDRVSVVGSEDIFWAVRGGTASSFGIVLEWQIKLVPVPKNVTVFAVTRTLAQNATWIFHQWQYVAPNIHRDLYIKAKITSIKTADGKEKTIQVSFESLFLGPVDRLLNIMEKSFPELDLVRKDCTEMSWVKSTLWFANAGFPNGESLELLLNRNAFQKFYFKAKSDFVQEPIPAEALDGIWKLFFELEAGEAQIEITPFGGKMDEFPESALPFPHRAGNLYMMLEGVQWDNKTSPEKQGKLLKWLERLHMYLTPFVSKNPRASYVNYNDLDLGVGSKTYDEASVWGNMYFKNNFKRLVQVKTEHDPHNFFRHDQSIPVFPEMSSL; translated from the coding sequence ATGAAGAGGGCAATCTCTTCTTCATTGCTTTTAGTTACTTATCTTCTTTTACTAATAAATCTTTGGACGTTAGCTTCTTCAGCTGATAATGCCGATCAAGAATTTCTTAAATGCCTATCTAGCCCATTTTATGAAGGCATCAAGCTCTCTGAAATCCTCTACACACCAAACAACAGTTCATACACTTCTGTTCTGCAGTCTTCAATCCAAAACCTCAGGCTTGCAGGGCTGACAGGCCAAATGCCATCCTTCATTGTCACACCGATTATCTATTCTCAAGTACAAATTGTGGTTCTTTGTGCTAAAAACCATCAACTTCAAGTTAGAGTTAGAGGGGGAGGTCATGATTTTGAGGGTCTTTCGTATGTTTCTGACCAGCCCTTTGTCTTGATTGATCTCATCAATCTCCGAAACATCACAGTTGATGCTGGTAATGGCACTGCTTGGGTTCAATCTGGTGCAAATCTTGGCGAACTCAACTACAGGATTGCTGAGAAAAGTAGTGAGTTTGCCTTTCCTGGAGGTGTTTGGCCTACTGTTGGAATTGGAGGATTTCTTGGCGGAGGAGGATATGGCTCATTGACTCGAAAATATGGACTTGGTGCTGACAGTGTCATTGACTATCGCTTCTTGAACTATGAGAGTAATGTGTTTGACCGCGTTTCAGTTGTAGGTAGTGAAGATATATTCTGGGCTGTTAGAGGAGGAACAGCTTCTAGCTTTGGAATTGTTCTTGAATGGCAAATAAAATTGGTTCCGGTCCCTAAAAATGTGACTGTTTTTGCAGTTACTAGGACCTTGGCACAAAATGCAACTTGGATATTTCATCAGTGGCAATATGTTGCCCCAAATATTCACAGAGATCTTTACATTAAAGCCAAGATTACAAGTATCAAAACAGCAGACGGGAAGGAGAAAACAATACAAGTTTCTTTTGAGTCCTTGTTTCTTGGACCTGTTGATAGACTACTAAATATAATGGAAAAGAGCTTCCCGGAATTAGATTTGGTCAGAAAAGATTGCACCGAAATGAGTTGGGTGAAATCCACACTTTGGTTTGCAAATGCTGGTTTTCCAAATGGTGAATCTCTTGAACTTCTGCTGAACAGAAATGCATTTCAAAAGTTCTACTTTAAGgcaaaatcagattttgttcAAGAGCCTATTCCAGCAGAAGCCTTAGATGGGATCTGGAAATTGTTCTTTGAGTTGGAGGCAGGTGAAGCACAAATAGAAATAACTCCATTTGGAGGCAAAATGGATGAGTTTCCAGAATCAGCACTTCCATTTCCTCATAGAGCTGGAAATTTATACATGATGCTTGAAGGCGTGCAGTGGGACAATAAAACGTCACCAGAAAAACAAGGCAAGCTCTTGAAATGGCTTGAAAGACTGCACATGTACTTAACTCCTTTTGTGTCTAAGAATCCAAGAGCTAGTTATGTGAACTATAATGATCTTGACTTGGGAGTGGGAAGCAAGACTTATGATGAAGCTAGTGTGTGGGgtaatatgtattttaaaaacaatttcaaGCGGCTGGTTCAAGTGAAGACAGAACATGATCCACACAATTTCTTTAGGCATGATCAGAGCATTCCTGTTTTCCCTGAAATGTCATCACTTTGA
- the LOC108198197 gene encoding monolignol oxidoreductase AtBBE-like 13: MVIFTQALKSCNDVFWSVRGGIALNYGIVLAWQIKLVPVPGTVTVSNVKRKIEQNATNLVHKYQTFAPSTNRNLFLRAQISPENLNTDGRKKTVAVYFQALYLGKASGVEKIMQNSFPELGLVNQDCLEISWAKSALWFAGDVGFPKGDSLQQLLNRGLAPEQYIKAKSDYIEEPTSIKGLEQIWLRLMEMEQGATNLVMIPYAGKMSTILEGVIPFPHRAGHLYMLLQEVYWNGNTRVDFQNKRLSWLRSLSNDLSPYVSSNPRRSYINYNDLDLGVGNSSYEEAST; the protein is encoded by the coding sequence ATGGTAATATTTACACAGGCTTTAAAGTCTTGTAACGACGTGTTTTGGTCTGTTAGAGGAGGAATTGCTTTAAACTATGGCATTGTTTTAGCTTGGCAAATAAAGTTAGTTCCTGTGCCAGGAACAGTGACAGTTTCTAATGTCAAAAGGAAAATAGAACAAAATGCAACAAACTTGGTTCATAAATATCAAACCTTTGCCCCCAGCACCAACAGGAATCTATTTCTCAGAGCCCAGATCTCACCTGAAAATTTGAATACAGATGGTAGAAAGAAAACTGTAGCAGTGTATTTTCAGGCCCTGTACCTTGGAAAAGCTAGTGGAGTAGAAAAAATAATGCAAAATAGCTTCCCAGAGTTAGGTTTGGTGAACCAAGATTGCCTGGAAATTAGTTGGGCAAAATCTGCACTATGGTTTGCAGGGGATGTTGGATTTCCCAAGGGTGATTCACTCCAACAATTGCTGAATCGAGGTTTGGCACCTGAGCAATACATTAAGGCAAAATCGGATTACATTGAAGAACCTACTTCCATAAAAGGGCTGGAACAAATATGGCTAAGACTGATGGAAATGGAACAAGGTGCAACAAACTTAGTAATGATACCATATGCTGGGAAGATGAGTACTATTTTGGAAGGTGTCATTCCATTTCCACATAGAGCTGGACACTTGTATATGCTATTGCAAGAGGTTTATTGGAATGGGAATACACGGGTTgactttcaaaacaaaagattGTCATGGCTTAGAAGTTTATCAAATGATTTGAGTCCTTATGTTTCAAGCAATCCAAGGCGCTCTTACATAAATTACAACGATCTTGACTTAGGGGTAGGCAATAGTAGTTATGAAGAAGCGAGCACTTGA
- the LOC108198198 gene encoding berberine bridge enzyme-like 10: MKIFVSTSLPSLAYFLVIIVFSSVPTSSAADNFNDCLIEPHFVGITTAEVVYYPTNTSYTSIFQSSIQNLRFLSPSTPGPLAIVTPVDEAQIQIVLGCARDFAVQVRIRGNGHDMEGLSYRSPVPFLLIDLTNFREITIDVVNRTAWVQAGVTVSEFYYRIAEKSSALGFPGSTWPSVGIGGFLSGGGYGTLMRKFGLGADNVIDIRFMDKNGNIFTDKQSIGADVFWAVRGGIASNYGIVLAWKVQLVPVPATVTVFNVRRTLEQNATSLVHKYQSFAPSTDRNLFVRARITPENLNADGSQKTVAVYFQALYLGRASGVLKIMQNNFAELGLVKQDCLEMSWAKSALWFAGDVGFPKGDSLEQLLNRELAPKLYIKAKSDYVVEPISKNGLKQIWQRLMEMEQGATNLVMTPYGGKMSTFSEGATPFPHRIGNLYMLFQGVYWNGSTPVETQNSRLAWLRSLSNDLTPYVSSNPRRAYVNYNDLELGVVNSSYAEASTWGTRYFNNNFKRLVQIKNRMDAENFYLHEQSIPPFPLT, from the coding sequence ATGAAGATTTTTGTGTCAACGTCACTACCCTCTTTAgcttattttcttgtcatcataGTATTTTCTAGTGTGCCAACTTCATCAGCTGCTGATAACTTCAATGACTGCCTTATAGAACCTCATTTTGTTGGCATCACAACAGCAGAAGTTGTTTATTATCCGACAAACACTTCATACACTTCCATCTTCCAATCTTCGATTCAAAATCTCCGGTTTTTATCACCCTCCACCCCCGGACCTCTTGCCATTGTCACTCCAGTCGACGAGGCACAGATACAGATAGTCCTCGGCTGTGCCAGAGACTTTGCAGTTCAGGTCAGGATACGTGGAAATGGCCATGATATGGAAGGCTTATCGTATAGATCTCCGGTCCCATTTCTTCTGATTGATCTCACAAACTTCCGTGAAATTACAATTGATGTTGTTAATAGGACAGCCTGGGTACAGGCTGGGGTAACAGTGTCAGAATTTTACTACAGAATCGCGGAGAAAAGTAGTGCACTAGGCTTTCCGGGTAGTACCTGGCCTAGTGTTGGCATTGGTGGATTCCTAAGTGGTGGAGGATATGGAACTTTAATGCGTAAATTTGGCCTTGGAGCTGACAATGTCATTGACATCCGGTTCATGGATAAAAATGGGAACATCTTTACTGATAAACAGTCAATCGGTGCTGATGTCTTTTGGGCGGTTAGAGGAGGAATTGCTTCAAATTACGGCATTGTTTTAGCGTGGAAAGTACAACTGGTTCCTGTTCCGGCTACTGTGACTGTTTTTAATGTCAGGAGGACATTAGAACAAAATGCAACAAGCCTTGTTCATAAATATCAGAGCTTTGCCCCAAGTACTGACCGCAATCTGTTTGTTAGAGCCCGGATCACTCCAGAAAATTTGAATGCAGATGGTAGCCAGAAAACTGTGGCAGTATACTTCCAAGCATTGTACCTAGGACGGGCTAGTGGAGTACTAAAAATCATGCAAAATAATTTTGCGGAGCTAGGTCTTGTGAAACAAGACTGCTTAGAAATGAGTTGGGCAAAATCTGCACTATGGTTTGCAGGGGATGTTGGTTTTCCCAAGGGCGACTCGCTTGAACAACTGTTAAACAGAGAATTGGCGCCTAAGCTGTACATCAAGGCAAAATCGGATTATGTTGTAGAACCTATTTCCAAAAATGGGCTTAAGCAGATATGGCAAAGACTAATGGAGATGGAACAAGGTGCAACAAACTTAGTAATGACACCATATGGTGGTAAAATGAGTACGTTTTCAGAAGGTGCCACACCATTTCCCCATAGAATTGGAAACCTGTATATGCTGTTTCAAGGGGTTTATTGGAATGGAAGTACTCCAGTTGAGACTCAAAACAGTAGATTGGCCTGGCTCAGAAGTTTATCAAATGATCTGACTCCTTATGTTTCAAGCAATCCGAGGCGTGCCTATGTGAACTATAATGATCTTGAGTTGGGAGTAGTTAATAGTAGTTATGCAGAAGCCAGCACTTGGGGTACTAGGTATTTCAACAATAATTTCAAGAGGTTGGTTCAGATAAAGAATAGGATGGATGCTGAGAATTTCTACCTTCATGAGCAGAGCATTCCTCCCTTTCCCTTGACATAA